In the genome of Cyanobacteria bacterium FACHB-DQ100, the window AATCGGGACTCAAATCGGTGGCAACTCCAACTTTGATTCTCACCAGTACCGATGATACGTTAGCGCCTGCGTTTAGCCAGCAGCTTCAGCCCTTTTTGCAACTGCCAACCCCGAAATACTTGCTGACCGCGATCGGAACGACGCACTTAAGCGTGAGCGATCCGGGCAATTTTAGCGGTGCAGTCGCGCAAGGAACCCTCGTCAAAGAGCGCAAAGGAGAAGAAATGGAACCCCTGCGCCGTCTGTTACAAGGCGTGAGTTTAGCTTTCATCAAGCAAGCCACGCCCGAAGCGAAAACCTATCAGCCATTTTTATCACCGGGGTATGCCCGATCGCTGTCCAAGCCCGACTTACCTCTGCGGCTCAACACTGAGCTACCGACTAATCTAACCCGCTGGTTAAGCTTAGCCGCAATGTTTTAGAGCGGGATTGATTCGTGTCGATCGCCAATCGACAAAAGATATTGCCGCCCTGCGGTGAATATTTGATACTGTTTGACAGCAAGTTTGCCAGAATCCGCTGAAGCAATCCCGCATCGATTTCGATTACACGACTGATTGTGGCGAATCCTAAAAGCTGATCTGTGTGTTGGTCTCGAATCAAAAACCATTGACTGTCAAACCAGATTGACCCTAGCGCAAACTGTCCATGCCACTGTCCGCATTCCCAAAGCTGCGGTAAAGCAGTCGTGTGCCAAAGCTGGAACATTGCTTCACTTAGCAGTGCAGTGGAGGGTGGCATCTGAATTCATCGTAAATAACTTTTCACAGAAGCTTCAGCATTTTCTATCAGCCGATCTCTTTGCTCATCCAGGTGATCCGCAGAATCTTGGTCATCTTCATATGTCCTTCACACAACGTCCTTTCATGTGACGGTAGACTCTTGTTTTCTAGGTGTAATTCGATCGAACCCTCATCGCAGCTTTTGAGCATATTGGCATTTTTAACTGTTTCTCCGTATTCTCAAGTTAACTCTACGTGCGATCGCTTCAACTTCCTGGAAAACACTGAGTTTGTGCAAACTTTTTACCAGTGTTGTGATCACCAAATCAAGCTGATTTGAGCAAAGTTAGCCTGAGTTAAGCCAACCTACGACGAATTAAGCCGTACAAATACTGAGAAGCTCTCATTACCTCATCTGTAATCTCTTGTAAAACGCATTGATCCAATTTTGCGTGTTTAACCGCTTCGCAGTATCACCATCTTTCGTCTACGTTGGAGGCAAACCGATTCATCAGTTTAATTTGAAGTTCACCTCTAGTTCATTCATTGCTTTGAGTCTTGGTCATCTCTTTAAGTACAAACCTCGACAAAGATAGTATTTTCACTATATACGTACAGATGGTTAAGCTCAAGGCGACTTAATTTCACTGCCCTTCCCAGCTTAGACACAGTATTTGTTGACTCAGGGATCTCTACCAATTTTCAGTTTTGCCGAACTATCAGGGACATAGTGGAATCGAGAATCTCATCTACCCACTTTTTCAAACCGATTCCAAAGAGTAGACGCAACTGATTTAGGAACGAGATTCTCATGCGTGAAAGACTATCTGTCTCTTCATCTATCCTTTGGATATTTCAAACTAGATTACTACTGAGGGCGATTCGAGCAACTCTCAGTTCGCCTAAACGACTCCGGCGCTATCTTCTATTTGGCAGTGATAGCGCAATCTTTCTGACTGCTACTTGTGTTGCGCTGAGCCTTCGATTTGAAGATCAGCCTTTATTCGATCACCTCAATCAATATCAAAGTGCCTTGATATTGGTCATTCCGGTTAAATTTTGTATTTTCTATTTGCTGGGAATGTATCGCCCTCTGCTGCGCCACACCGGGACTGAGGTGTTGTGGTTGGCGTTAAAATCAGTCATTTTAAGCGAAGCGGGATTAGTTGCTTTTACTACGCTAATGGGTGTCCCCGTACTGCCACGATCGGTGCAGATTATCAGCGCTCTGATTACCTGGATTGGAGTAGTAGGTACACGGTTTTCGGTGCGTCGGTTTTTTATGTTAATGCAGACTGCACCGAAGACATCGAGCAAAATTCTGCGTGTGCTTCCAACCCTGGAAGATCAGCATGAGACGGAGCGGATTATCATTTATGGAGCAGGCTCGGCTGGATTTCAGCTTTCCCAAGCGCTGATGCGTGAATCTGCTTATCAAGTCGTTGCCTTTGTTGATGATGATCTTGATATTCAGGGACGATTGCTCGATCGCATTCAAATCCATCATCCTGCGATGCTAAAAGTGCTGATTGATCAGTATCAGGTGACGATGGTGTTGCTGGCGATTCCGTCTGCAAAGCCGCAGGAAAAGCGACGAATTCTGAAAAGCTTAAAAGGGCTTCCGGTAAAGGTGAAAACCGTTCCTTCAATCCGAGAGATTGTGACGGGGCGAGTGTCGATCGGAAAAATTCGGAATGTGGATATTTCTGATTTGCTAGGACGTGAGGAAGTTTTACCCGATCCGGGCTTGCTGCGAATCAACATTACCGATAAATCTGTTCTCGTTACTGGAGCAGGTGGCTCGATCGGCTCAGAACTTTGTCGCCAAATTGCTGAACAAAACCCCCGCTTACTGGTGCTGTATGAATTGAATGAATTTGCGCTTTATTCGATCGATGCAGAACTGGCAGAAACCTATCCGCATATTCCTCGTAAAGCGCATCTCGGATCAGTGACAGATGGCGATCGTTTAACCGAAGTCTTTCAAAAATACCAGGTCGAGACGGTTTATCATGCCGCTGCCTACAAGCACGTTCCGCTGGTTGAAAGCAATGCGGAGCAAGGCATTATCAACAATGCTTATGGAACAATGGTGACGGCGCAGACTGCCGATCGCTGTGGAGTTGACACGTTTGTGTTGATTTCCACCGATAAAGCAGTGCGTCCAACGAATGTGATGGGTGCAACAAAGCGAATTGCGGAGCTGGTACTTCAAGCGCTAGCAGCAAAACCAGAGACCCATACTCGATTTGTGATGGTTCGATTTGGCAATGTGTTGAACAGTAATGGATCAGTTGTGCCGCGATTTAAGCAGCAAATTGCAGCAGGTAAGTCGATTACGCTGACGCACCCAGAGATGACGCGCTATTTTATGTCGATTCCAGAAGCCTCACGATTGGTGATCCAAGCCGGTGCAATAGGTCAGGGGGGCGAAGTGTTTCTGTTAGATATGGGTGAGCCTGTGAGAATTCATGATCTTGCCGTGCAGATGATCGAACTCAGCGGTCTGGTGCCAGGAGAAGATATCGAGATCGAGGTGACAGGGTTACGACCGGGTGAAAAACTCTATGAAGAGTTACTCATTGGTGGAGATGCGATGGCGACGAGTCATCCAAAGATTTTTGCAGCACGAGAAGCAATGATCCCTTGGGAAAAATTAGAGCTGTTATTGGATCAGCTTTTCTTGGTGGCGTATCAGAAGAATCCAAATAAACTGCGATCGCTGCTCAAAACGCTTGTCCCTGAGTATGCTCCTGCAACACAAGCCTCTACCGTCCGTCATCACAATTAGCGATCGGACAAACAGATTAACCTGACGGAGTTCGGTGGAAAGAACTCATATCAGGTTATCTGCTCGTTTTCTCTCAGCCTATCTCAGCAAAATTCGACTACTCGGCCCGATTTGTCTAGACGAAGCTTTCGAGCCTTCAAGCACAACGCGGCTAACTTGCTGTAGCTGATTGCTACTCAAAATCCCGCCCAAATTTGGGTCAATCCCGATCGGGGCCGAAGGAGGGAGTACGGTAGCTGGCGGCGCATTTGGAGTCGAAGGAGATGGCACACTCGGAGCTGAAATTGGCGGCACACTCGGAGTCGAAGGGGGAAGCGTCCCCGGATTGGGAACTGCCGGTGTACCCGGACTAGGGATAGTAGGTGAAGACGGGGCGATCGGAGCTAAACCTGCGGGAATAGTTACGCGCAACTGAACAGGCATCGCATTGATGCGGAACGAAGAAACCGTAGGGCGGGGTGGAATCTGAGGATTGGCGTTGAAATTGTAGTGCGATCGGAAATCAAACACGGTTGGACTGGTTCCTCCGTTACGATCGCTATATCGCGCTCCCTGTCCACTGATATCAAACGTGCCCTGATACTGGAATCCGGTTGCAGGATCGGTGGCGATGCCTGTGTATCTTCCCCGTACAACCAGTTCATCTTGAATCGTGCCGTGAAATCGAGTTGGTGCATTGTGATTGCGGCGGACTGGCTGGAGTTCCCCTCCCGATAGCACTGGAGAAGTTAGCACTCCATCGGTTGAGACGATCGGAATTCCGCGAAAATCGACAAAGTAGCGCCCGCTGCTATCGACCTGTACGAGATTCGGGTTGAAGTCTTGCGCCGAATACACAAGCTGCCCGTTTCTGAAATAGCGTCCTTGACTATCTGTATTGACTCGGGTGGTGCCTTGGTTAAAGTTTGGGTTTTGGCTGGGAGGAACAACTGTGCCAGAAACTACGCCCGTACTGCGGATGACAATTTGGGCAGAGGCGGGATCAATTCCAAGAGTGCCAAATGAAAGCGCGATCGTAAAAAGGGTTCTAGAGAGCATAGTGACTTAAAACCGGAATGTTGTCCGCACCGTGCCAATGACGATCGGATCGTTTGCAGCATTGTGATTCGCATTGAAGATCACGAGAACGCCAGGAGTAATGTCGATCGAGGAATTGAGTCTGGCGCGGTAGAATGCCTCTAAATGCAGCGCGGTGTCAGGTTGTCCGCCTCTGCCCCCTGTGTTGCTAAACCGAGGGAAGTTATAGCCTTCGGGTAGCGTACTACTTGTGATTTTAGGCGGTTGTCCAAACAGAAGACCACCGAGATTTCCCGGCACAAACAAGTCAGGAAATGCAGAAAAGACCATCCAGTTTGTTGTTTGTACTGAACCGGGAAGCTCAACGGCTTTTGAGCTTGTCCATCCACCCCAGCCGCCGATCGTCCATTTCTGATTGAGCCGCCAAGCGACTGTTGCACCGATCGCGTGAGTGGTAAATGCGGTATTCGTCGGTGCAAACGGTGAGAGCAATTGTGAATCTCCGATTCCGGTTCCAATGAAGCCATCGGGCGATCGTGAAAATAGATAATGAATGCCGATGTTGAGCGTATTGGTGGGCGCGAGCGTCAATTGCGCTCCAGCAGCGTACCGACCTCCGATTAGTCCACCGGCATCTGCATTTCCCGCAAACGAGGGCAATTCAGCACTATACACTCCTTGCAAACTGAGGTGCGGATTGATTTGCCAATCGAACCCGACACCGCCTGTGCCGTTCCCGATCGCTAAGATTGGATTGCGTTGTCCGAGCAATGAAGGTGCGCCATCGCCTGCACCTTCAAGCGGATTGATCCCTCGAAAGGTATTTGCGGGATTCACGCCTACTGCACCGATCAAAACACCAAAATTATCAGCAATGGGGAATCGATAAGACAGATCGCTGATAAAGATCTGATTGTCTTGTTCGGATTCGTAGGAGAGCCGCCCCATATTGGTAAAGAGATTAGGCGCAGACGATCGTAAGTTTCCAGTTTGCAGCGTGGTTAACAGCAAGTCTCGTCCACTGAATGAAGTAGCAAGTGAGAGTTGAACATTGCTTGTGAATGTGGGTTTTAATTCCCCTTGACGTTCAGGTACACCGTCTCTGGGAAACAAATCAACATTTGCTTGATTGCTGGCTTGGGCAGATACGATCGCTTGCCCAAACAATCGCGTCGTGGTTGAGAATTGCTGCTTCTCTAGCGTGGTCGATCGCGCTTCTAAGTGATCAACTCGACCGTTTAGCGCTGCCAGTTCAGATGTAAATTTCGCTTGTAGAGTTTGCAGCGTGTCCAAATCTGGTTGGGTGACGATGTTAGACTGCTGAGCCCTGAGTAATGCTTGTACTCGATCGAGACAAGCATTTAGTCCCGCCGCAAACTCGTATCGAGTGATTGCTCGATCGCCCCGAAAAGTACGGTCTGGATATCCTGCAATACAGCCATATCGCTCAATTAATCCCTGTAATGCTTGAAATGCCCAGTCCCTCGGCTGTACGTCCGACAATTGCGAAACCGACGTAACTTGATCCATTCCATCTACAACGGGTTCGGTTTCTGACGCGATCGCACGAATCGAACTAAACTCTGGTACTGCTGAAGAAGGACGATCGACATCCGGTGCAATCGGCCTTAATGCAACTGGTGTATTTGTTTTTATTTCGCTAAACTCTGGCGATCGGACTGTCTCTGGAGTTCCAACTTTAGCGTTAGTCGGCTTTGAGTTTAGATGAATCGAGTTTTGAAGGGTCTTCCTCCCGACAACTAAGCGGGACGGCTGCGGGGGATATGCGATCGCTCCAGTCTCGGTCATCGTCTTACTCCAAATGTTGCATTCTCCTTATACCCGCATTTACGTATAAAAACTCACGTTAGCAATTGGTACTACTGATGCAAAAAATTATCTTTCTGAAGGTGGGCGTACTCGGTATACCCCAAGAGTTAAGTTGAATTACGCCCTGTTATCACTAATGCTTATATGAATGTTCATTCTCGATATCGTCCCAGTGCAATTTTTGCTCTAATTGCTGGATTTG includes:
- a CDS encoding ATP-binding protein, whose protein sequence is MPPSTALLSEAMFQLWHTTALPQLWECGQWHGQFALGSIWFDSQWFLIRDQHTDQLLGFATISRVIEIDAGLLQRILANLLSNSIKYSPQGGNIFCRLAIDTNQSRSKTLRLSLTSGLD
- a CDS encoding polysaccharide biosynthesis protein: MRERLSVSSSILWIFQTRLLLRAIRATLSSPKRLRRYLLFGSDSAIFLTATCVALSLRFEDQPLFDHLNQYQSALILVIPVKFCIFYLLGMYRPLLRHTGTEVLWLALKSVILSEAGLVAFTTLMGVPVLPRSVQIISALITWIGVVGTRFSVRRFFMLMQTAPKTSSKILRVLPTLEDQHETERIIIYGAGSAGFQLSQALMRESAYQVVAFVDDDLDIQGRLLDRIQIHHPAMLKVLIDQYQVTMVLLAIPSAKPQEKRRILKSLKGLPVKVKTVPSIREIVTGRVSIGKIRNVDISDLLGREEVLPDPGLLRINITDKSVLVTGAGGSIGSELCRQIAEQNPRLLVLYELNEFALYSIDAELAETYPHIPRKAHLGSVTDGDRLTEVFQKYQVETVYHAAAYKHVPLVESNAEQGIINNAYGTMVTAQTADRCGVDTFVLISTDKAVRPTNVMGATKRIAELVLQALAAKPETHTRFVMVRFGNVLNSNGSVVPRFKQQIAAGKSITLTHPEMTRYFMSIPEASRLVIQAGAIGQGGEVFLLDMGEPVRIHDLAVQMIELSGLVPGEDIEIEVTGLRPGEKLYEELLIGGDAMATSHPKIFAAREAMIPWEKLELLLDQLFLVAYQKNPNKLRSLLKTLVPEYAPATQASTVRHHN
- a CDS encoding carbohydrate porin, which gives rise to MTETGAIAYPPQPSRLVVGRKTLQNSIHLNSKPTNAKVGTPETVRSPEFSEIKTNTPVALRPIAPDVDRPSSAVPEFSSIRAIASETEPVVDGMDQVTSVSQLSDVQPRDWAFQALQGLIERYGCIAGYPDRTFRGDRAITRYEFAAGLNACLDRVQALLRAQQSNIVTQPDLDTLQTLQAKFTSELAALNGRVDHLEARSTTLEKQQFSTTTRLFGQAIVSAQASNQANVDLFPRDGVPERQGELKPTFTSNVQLSLATSFSGRDLLLTTLQTGNLRSSAPNLFTNMGRLSYESEQDNQIFISDLSYRFPIADNFGVLIGAVGVNPANTFRGINPLEGAGDGAPSLLGQRNPILAIGNGTGGVGFDWQINPHLSLQGVYSAELPSFAGNADAGGLIGGRYAAGAQLTLAPTNTLNIGIHYLFSRSPDGFIGTGIGDSQLLSPFAPTNTAFTTHAIGATVAWRLNQKWTIGGWGGWTSSKAVELPGSVQTTNWMVFSAFPDLFVPGNLGGLLFGQPPKITSSTLPEGYNFPRFSNTGGRGGQPDTALHLEAFYRARLNSSIDITPGVLVIFNANHNAANDPIVIGTVRTTFRF